A window from Cryptomeria japonica chromosome 1, Sugi_1.0, whole genome shotgun sequence encodes these proteins:
- the LOC131040548 gene encoding cytosolic sulfotransferase 17-like has product MSTALSSFGGRRESPYGIELVEHDGFFYDDIILDGVMNMYSQFKAREDDVFLCSGMKTGTTWLKAIVASIVSESALAPISALPSQLTSMGCRIIYIARNPKDTFVSHWKFLPALQNILNVETTSLASKERNSPIELRAPSPRLVHVFMQCPNTSF; this is encoded by the exons ATGTCAACAGCCCTGAGTTCATTTGGTGGAAGAAGAGAAAGTCCATATGGAATTGAACTTGTTGAACATGATGGTTTCTTCTATGACGACATAATTCTGGATGGAGTGATGAATATGTACTCCCAATTCAAAGCACGGGAGGACGATGTGTTTTTGTGCTCTGGAATGAAGACGGGGACCACCTGGCTGAAAGCTATCGTAGCCAGCATCGTGAGTGAAA GTGCCTTAGCACCCATCTCTGCTCTTCCATCTCAACTCACGTCTATGGGGTGCCGAATCATTTATATTGCTCGAAATCCCAAGGACACTTTCGTTTCCCACTGGAAGTTCTTGCCTGCATTGCAAAATATCTTAAATGTTGAAACGACATCTCTAGCTTCCAAGGAG AGAAACAGTCCCATCGAACTTCGTGCACCGTCTCCTCGGCTTGTCCATGTTTTTATGCAGTGTCCAAATACGTCATTTTAG